Proteins found in one Triticum urartu cultivar G1812 chromosome 4, Tu2.1, whole genome shotgun sequence genomic segment:
- the LOC125552013 gene encoding abscisic stress-ripening protein 5-like: MSEEKHHHLFHHKKEGEDFQPAADGGVDTYGYSTETVVTATGNDGEYERITKEEKHHKHKEHLGEMGAAAAGAFALYEKHEAKKDPEHAHKHKIEEEVAAAAAVGAGGFVFHEHHEKKQDHKEAKEASGEKKHHHFG, translated from the exons ATGTCGGAGGAGAAGCACCACCACCTGTTCCACCACAAGAAGGAGGGCGAGGACTTCCAGCCCGCCGCTGACGGCGGCGTCGACACGTACGGGTACTCGACCGAGACGGTGGTGACCGCCACCGGCAACGACGGCGAGTACGAGCGGATCACCAAGGAGGAGAAGCACCACAAGCACAAGGAGCACCTCGGCGAGATGGGCGCAGCCGCGGCCGGAGCCTTCGCCCTC TACGAGAAGCACGAGGCGAAGAAGGACCCGGAGCACGCGCACAAGCACAAGATCGAGGAGGAGGTGGCTGCCGCCGCAGCCGTCGGCGCCGGCGGCTTCGTCTTCCACGAGCACCAcgagaagaagcaggaccacaaGGAGGCCAAGGAGGCCAGCGGCGAGAAGAAGCACCACCACTTCGGCTAG